From the Candidatus Nanoarchaeia archaeon genome, one window contains:
- a CDS encoding dihydroorotase family protein, whose product MLIRSACILVGEEFSERDILIKAGKIARIGKRLHAAKEIDAKGSYVFPGLIDPHAHFRDLGQKAKEDFYTGSCAAAAGGVTTVFDMPNSSPPTTSLKALELKRRAARKSIISYGFHFGAALGNLDQAKASGLAVKVYFGHSTGNMGVSDPKYLRQLANAVPLILWHAEDQETIDKNTEALKRRTDHSVHSHIRSAEAEIVAIKKILNIIKGTPSKHYFCHVSTANALKLLKKANDPTKIKESDSMSKKEKINNKKAINENNSRKETTNIANEASNTPNPLKNKRYFIETAPHHLFLTAKDLELKKNYAKMNPSLRGQADVDGLWEGIKEGTIDVIGTDHAPHLRSEKEKPYHEAPSGVPGIENYLALLLNAYHKKKIPLKKIIELCCNNPAAIFGLRNKGFIKEGYDADLVIVDIDRERTIENSKQYTKCKWSPYHGMTLKGWPVMTICNGNVVFDEGGVHKNKGKEVSSMN is encoded by the coding sequence ATGCTCATCCGAAGCGCCTGTATACTCGTCGGAGAAGAGTTCTCTGAAAGAGACATCCTGATTAAGGCAGGAAAGATAGCTCGCATTGGAAAGCGCCTGCATGCAGCCAAAGAGATTGATGCGAAAGGGAGCTATGTTTTTCCCGGGCTGATAGACCCTCATGCCCATTTTAGGGATTTAGGCCAGAAGGCAAAAGAGGATTTCTACACTGGAAGCTGCGCTGCAGCAGCAGGAGGGGTTACCACAGTCTTTGACATGCCCAACAGCTCTCCCCCAACAACAAGCCTCAAAGCCTTAGAGCTGAAGAGAAGGGCTGCGAGGAAGTCCATCATCAGCTACGGGTTCCATTTCGGAGCTGCTTTAGGGAATCTAGACCAGGCCAAAGCATCCGGGCTTGCAGTCAAGGTGTACTTCGGCCATTCAACAGGAAACATGGGGGTCTCTGACCCAAAATACCTCAGGCAGCTTGCAAACGCAGTTCCGCTCATCCTCTGGCATGCAGAAGATCAGGAAACCATTGACAAGAACACTGAGGCATTAAAGCGCAGGACTGACCACTCCGTCCACTCCCATATACGGTCAGCAGAGGCAGAGATCGTTGCCATAAAAAAAATATTGAACATAATCAAAGGCACGCCGTCCAAGCACTACTTCTGCCATGTCTCGACAGCCAATGCCCTCAAGCTCTTAAAAAAAGCCAATGACCCCACCAAAATCAAAGAATCAGATAGTATGAGTAAAAAAGAAAAAATAAATAACAAAAAAGCAATCAATGAAAACAATTCAAGAAAAGAAACAACAAACATCGCCAATGAAGCCTCAAATACTCCCAACCCATTAAAAAATAAAAGATATTTCATAGAAACAGCTCCCCACCACTTGTTTCTCACAGCCAAGGATTTGGAACTAAAAAAGAACTACGCAAAGATGAACCCTAGCCTGAGGGGCCAGGCAGACGTTGACGGCCTCTGGGAAGGAATAAAGGAGGGAACCATAGACGTAATTGGCACAGACCATGCTCCTCATCTACGATCAGAGAAGGAAAAGCCGTATCATGAAGCGCCTTCAGGAGTTCCCGGCATTGAGAATTATCTGGCATTATTATTAAACGCATATCACAAGAAAAAAATACCATTGAAAAAGATAATAGAGCTCTGCTGCAACAATCCTGCTGCAATCTTTGGATTAAGAAACAAAGGATTTATCAAAGAAGGCTATGACGCTGATTTGGTGATCGTTGACATCGATAGAGAGAGAACAATAGAGAACAGCAAGCAATACACCAAATGCAAATGGAGCCCGTATCATGGAATGACACTGAAGGGCTGGCCTGTCATGACGATATGCAATGGAAACGTCGTGTTTGATGAGGGAGGGGTGCATAAGAACAAGGGAAAGGAAGTCTCATCCATGAATTGA
- a CDS encoding nucleotidyltransferase domain-containing protein, whose product MDNEKLNILKLLIENQEDPFSIRRISQLRKINYKSAYYALKKLQQEGIVSLKHSGNTTLCSFNMAFNDSVFTVESERRRGLLEDKNLLVMYNDLRRVNVPFILLLFGSYAKGRQTKHSDIDLLVITEDFKPIGQALSRFPLKIHTTDIRYKDFMEMLKSREFTVVSEAIKRNIILIGIEEYYRVMENANR is encoded by the coding sequence ATGGATAATGAAAAACTGAATATACTTAAACTGCTGATTGAAAACCAGGAAGATCCCTTCAGCATAAGAAGAATCTCACAACTAAGGAAGATTAACTATAAATCAGCGTATTACGCATTAAAAAAGCTGCAACAGGAAGGCATCGTTAGCCTTAAGCATTCTGGAAACACCACCCTTTGCTCTTTTAACATGGCTTTCAATGATTCTGTCTTTACCGTCGAATCTGAGAGAAGGAGGGGGCTTTTGGAAGACAAGAATCTTTTAGTGATGTACAACGACTTGCGCAGAGTAAACGTGCCATTTATATTGCTTTTGTTTGGAAGCTATGCTAAAGGCAGGCAGACAAAGCATTCTGACATAGACCTGCTTGTAATCACAGAAGATTTTAAGCCAATAGGGCAGGCATTATCGCGTTTCCCTTTAAAGATTCACACAACTGACATAAGATACAAGGATTTTATGGAGATGCTAAAGAGCAGGGAGTTTACGGTTGTAAGCGAGGCAATAAAAAGGAATATAATCCTGATTGGTATAGAAGAATATTATAGGGTGATGGAAAACGCTAACAGATAA
- a CDS encoding HEPN domain-containing protein has translation MYLSDGLLTKADFDRQVFTILEKNANESLSVAEILYNGKHSWLWVIVISYYSMYYIANAVLFKMGYKVGEKISHKVTADSLIALVRDKLKGSLIEEYEEMQKEALAGIKADELMQAFDYEREKRGIFQYTTNESAKEAKAKTSLERAKEFVIEMKKLAA, from the coding sequence ATGTATCTTTCAGACGGTCTTTTGACAAAAGCCGATTTTGACAGGCAGGTGTTTACTATACTGGAAAAGAATGCAAACGAAAGCCTGAGCGTGGCTGAAATTCTGTATAACGGAAAACACTCATGGCTTTGGGTAATCGTGATCTCTTATTATTCAATGTATTATATTGCCAATGCAGTTTTATTTAAGATGGGATATAAAGTTGGGGAAAAGATTTCGCATAAGGTTACAGCTGACAGCCTTATTGCTCTTGTAAGGGATAAACTTAAGGGGTCATTAATAGAAGAATATGAAGAGATGCAAAAGGAGGCTCTTGCCGGGATAAAAGCCGATGAGCTTATGCAGGCTTTTGATTATGAGAGGGAAAAGAGAGGAATCTTCCAGTATACGACAAATGAGAGCGCAAAAGAAGCAAAAGCAAAGACTTCACTTGAGCGCGCAAAAGAATTTGTCATTGAAATGAAAAAATTAGCTGCTTAG